The Nitrospinota bacterium region CAGCAACAGGTGAGAGCGTTCAATATGTTTCAGAAAACGTATACCCAGCCCCTTGCCCGTATGGGCGCCTTCAATCAGACCAGGAATATCCGCCGCCACAAAGGAGCGGGAATCGTCGATCCGTACCACACCCAGTTGAGGAACCAGAGTGGTGAATGGGTAATTGGCTATTTTGGGCCGGGCCTTTGAAATTCGTGAAATCAATGTGGATTTCCCGGCATTTGGGAATCCAATAATTGCGACATCGGCTAGAAGTTTAAGTTCCAGGAAAAGTTTCCTTTGCGCTCCTGGCTCTCCCGTCGTGAAAGTTCGAGGCGCCCGGTTGATCGAGGATTTAAACCGGGTGTTGCCATGTCCACCCTTCCCTCCCGATACAACGGTAAACTGTTGCCACGGCTCTTTAAGATCAACCAGCAGGTTCCCGGTCTCCAGGTCTTTCACCAGAGTGCCAACAGGAACCCTTAGGACCAAATCCTTTCCACTTCGTCCCGTCATTTGCTTGCCTCGCCCAGCACGGCCGTTTTCAGCTTGATATAACCGCTGATAGCGCAGATCAATGAGTGTGGAAAGGTTGGGGTCTGCTTCCAGAACAATGTCGGCGCCTTTGCCCCCATCTCCGCCGTCGGGACCGCCAAGGGGAATAAACTTCTCTCGCCGGAAACTGCTGCATCCGTCCCCGCCGTTTCCGGCTTGAACGGAGATAGTTACTTGATCAACAAACATGAGGAATCTGCCAGGAAGGACCTCTCTCAAAGAGGTCTTAAAGGGTCGCGGGCATAATATGCGGGCAAAAAAACAGGCCTTAACTTATTCGCAAAGGCCTGGTCCTTAAATCAGCGCGGAAAATAAAAATTTCAGCTGGCGGTATGAACGCTGATTTTCTTCTTTTTACGATTCAGATATTCAAACTGAACCACTCCGGGAACTTTGGAGAACAGGGTATAATCACTGCCCACTCCGACATTCGTGCCGGGGTGAAAAGTTGTCCCCCGCTGGCGAACCAGAATTTCTCCTGCTTTCACCACTTGCCCGCCGTATCTTTTAACTCCCAGCCGTTTGCCAATACTATCCCGACCATTGGTCGTACTTCCTTGCCCTTTTTTATGTGCCATCGTTTTTCCTAATTTTTAGCAATATCGATAATTTTAAGTCTGGTATACAACTGTCGGTGACCGTTTTTATTGCGGTAACCTTTTCTTCGCTTTTTCTTGAAGACGATGATTTTCTTACCCTTCAATTGTTCATCCACTTCACAGATGACGGAACAACCCGTCAACAGTGGAGAACCTGTCTGCACGTCATCCCCTTCACCGATCA contains the following coding sequences:
- the obgE gene encoding GTPase ObgE, with translation MFVDQVTISVQAGNGGDGCSSFRREKFIPLGGPDGGDGGKGADIVLEADPNLSTLIDLRYQRLYQAENGRAGRGKQMTGRSGKDLVLRVPVGTLVKDLETGNLLVDLKEPWQQFTVVSGGKGGHGNTRFKSSINRAPRTFTTGEPGAQRKLFLELKLLADVAIIGFPNAGKSTLISRISKARPKIANYPFTTLVPQLGVVRIDDSRSFVAADIPGLIEGAHTGKGLGIRFLKHIERSHLLLHLIDFSEIHSRDPVADYHAIQKELKSFSPDLYLKPQILVATKVDHPDAQERFELYRDRMRELNPEFFAISSVTGQGLPPLLKRVNDMLMQFKLEAHASKED
- the rpmA gene encoding 50S ribosomal protein L27, translating into MAHKKGQGSTTNGRDSIGKRLGVKRYGGQVVKAGEILVRQRGTTFHPGTNVGVGSDYTLFSKVPGVVQFEYLNRKKKKISVHTAS
- the rplU gene encoding 50S ribosomal protein L21, translated to MFAVVSTGGKQYKVAKGDVIQVEKLEHLLGETVTLDQVLMIGEGDDVQTGSPLLTGCSVICEVDEQLKGKKIIVFKKKRRKGYRNKNGHRQLYTRLKIIDIAKN